In a single window of the Trypanosoma brucei brucei TREU927 chromosome 6, complete sequence genome:
- a CDS encoding protein kinase, putative: MSLLENCHPCAPPEDGHRPLAAEALRRRDLISVNARLAGTGVYTSRLHTGAVTPRPIVRTVKALQRPNQLVQLDRTPSNTLSAVTSVTAFSEEVDDVASEMASGVLEASQEALDSWLGELTKDVPTQILENTPEGDKASCSRSNSTSGDPSCSASLLSSTLEFTKVLEMESVATCSTTCIGDGRASVASTNQLNGVTGTSAVDVTGNSINLLDRSASPALRTPGVSTTTETALRRKIVNVRIEERIGRGMFGDVFRATDLDTGAELAVKQIIVSSDIDRDTEKQLCALEREIRVMRKLNHKHIVKYFSSRRDEGCCALLIYMEYISGGTIASKLKTEGALSEEETRNYTRQLLEGLAYLHKRRIVHRDLKGDNLFITGNGVLKVGDFGTSKDLQSTIVTNSVAGTPNFMAPEVINCSGHSYTADIWSVGCCVLEMLTGHPPFWQLDNCMAVMFAILRGELERHIPEHLPEGAKEFIRQCTRTNPRERLTARQLLRHPWIKGKGKADSVRSCSLMDCSLASACSQIDVASVTNKVAAATTSPINGAERSRVSLLSTHIPSGHAVIGMRGCGSLLGIESGRRPRMNSFRQSNVRRRLSISCSSSTAPLDSRTSDPRKGRRKGVGIAGDACARTTKLPIVSR, from the coding sequence ATGTCCCTCTTGGAAAATTGCCACCCGTGTGCTCCACCGGAGGACGGCCATCGGCCACTAGCCGCGGAGGCCCTGCGGCGTCGTGATTTGATATCGGTGAACGCTCGTCTAGCGGGTACTGGTGTTTATACAAGTCGTTTGCATACCGGTGCGGTTACCCCCCGCCCCATCGTACGGACTGTAAAGGCACTTCAGAGACCAAACCAACTCGTACAACTCGACCGAACACCGAGTAACACACTATCTGCAGTCACTAGTGTAACGGCATTCAGTGAGGAAGTAGATGATGTGGCGAGCGAAATGGCGAGTGGAGTGCTAGAAGCCAGTCAAGAAGCACTTGATTCGTGGTTAGGCGAATTGACAAAGGACGTCCCAACGCAAATATTGGAAAACACGCCGGAGGGTGACAAAGCAAGCTGTAGCAGGTCGAATTCGACAAGCGGTGACCCGTCGTGCAGTGCATCGTTACTATCCTCCACGCTTGAGTTTACAAAAGTACTTGAGATGGAAAGTGTGGCCACGTGTAGCACAACGTGCATTGGAGATGGGAGGGCCAGTGTGGCGAGCACGAATCAACTCAATGGTGTCACTGGCACTTCCGCTGTAGACGTCACCGGAAACTCGATCAATCTGTTAGACCGAAGTGCCTCTCCGGCTCTCCGAACTCCGGGTGTCTCCACCACCACAGAAACTGCCCTACGTAGAAAGATCGTCAATGTGCGGATAGAGGAACGTATCGGTCGTGGGATGTTCGGCGATGTATTTCGTGCAACTGACCTGGACACAGGGGCGGAGCTTGCGGTGAAGCAGATTATTGTATCTTCAGATATTGACAGGGACACAGAGAAGCAACTATGCGCGCTGGAACGGGAAATTCGTGTGATGCGCAAGTTGAATCACAAGCATATTGTGAAGTACTTTTCTTCACGACGCGACGAGGGGTGCTGCGCGCTGTTGATATACATGGAGTACATTAGTGGTGGCACCATCGCTAGCAAGCTTAAAACCGAAGGGGCTCTGAGCGAGGAGGAGACTCGTAACTATACTCGACAGTTGCTAGAGGGTTTAGCATACCTTCACAAGCGGCGCATCGTGCACCGCGATCTGAAGGGGGACAATTTGTTTATAACAGGGAATGGCGTCTTGAAAGTTGGTGATTTCGGTACTAGCAAAGATTTGCAGTCAACTATAGTAACGAATAGTGTCGCTGGAACGCCGAATTTTATGGCGCCTGAAGTGATTAACTGCAGTGGGCACAGCTACACGGCTGATATCTGGTCCGTGGGCTGTTGCGTACTTGAGATGCTAACCGGTCATCCCCCCTTCTGGCAGCTAGACAACTGTATGGCAGTTATGTTTGCTATTCTACGAGGTGAACTCGAGAGGCACATCCCAGAGCACCTTCCCGAGGGTGCCAAAGAGTTCATTCGTCAATGTACCCGTACCAACCCGAGGGAGCGTCTAACGGCGCGACAGTTGCTGCGACACCCATGGATAAAGGGCAAGGGAAAGGCGGACTCCGTACGAAGTTGTAGCCTGATGGATTGCTCACTTGCAAGCGCGTGTTCGCAAATCGATGTGGCAAGTGTTACGAACAAGGTTGCAGCTGCGACGACAAGCCCCATTAATGGGGCTGAACGGAGCCGCGTTTCACTGCTTAGCACTCACATTCCTTCAGGACATGCCGTGATTGGCATGAGGGGATGTGGGAGTCTTCTTGGCATCGAATCTGGCCGGCGTCCCCGCATGAACAGCTTCCGCCAGAGCAACGTTCGGCGACGTCTGTCCATCtcatgcagcagcagcacggCACCTCTCGATAGTCGTACTAGTGACCCGCGCAAGGGTCGAAGGAAGGGAGTGGGAATAGCCGGTGATGCTTGCGCGAGGACGACGAAGTTGCCCATTGTCAGCCGCTGA
- a CDS encoding nitrate reductase, putative (similar to Nitrate reductase (EC 1.7.1.1) (NR). (Swiss-Prot:P23312) [Spinacia oleracea;]) — protein MGCLPSVAASNARGQAAATGGDDGCQGKDAGLSDPTLGEQLLEDGDVQALLDKKKRLVLIIHGSVYDVTDFAPTHPGGISVLSQNVGKEVGDVFDRIHRPSTKAQLATYCIGRLRSAGPRIAPTLVRKDREVTPGFVRATVLGTEMLLDDVVRITIAFPLGLQHSPGSYVRLKLPHPSGACDMSGNYTVASVTETSFMIISKRSLNHGVSSHVCSLQPGNEIEYKGPFAPSWVVEDDDELHKTPEEMRHVTFIAGGIGIVPIFAAVKNLLEKQIASATLVVSTRDLRRLVIRDEITELAKQYGSLRDDNGVASGESAPRLRKVLKLCCIFTRSSGEVNVPGADLISYARLDHKILSQFGSAVTVVICGPPDFTRAAKESAVKGGVCREERVIVL, from the coding sequence ATGGGATGTTTGCCCAGTGTGGCGGCATCGAATGCACGGGGACAAGCGGCGGCCACTGGTGGCGATGATGGTTGCCAGGGGAAAGATGCGGGGTTGTCGGATCCAACCCTGGGCGAACAGCTACTGGAAGATGGTGACGTTCAGGCGTTACTtgataaaaagaaacggctAGTGCTAATAATTCATGGTAGTGTGTACGATGTGACCGACTTCGCTCCCACTCACCCGGGTGGTATATCGGTTCTTTCCCAAAATGTGGGCAAAGAGGTTGGAGATGTATTCGACAGAATTCACCGGCCCAGCACTAAAGCGCAACTTGCAACGTACTGTATTGGTCGTCTTCGTTCAGCAGGTCCACGTATCGCCCCGACGTTAGTCAGGAAAGATAGGGAGGTGACACCGGGGTTTGTTCGTGCCACCGTCCTGGGGACTGAGATGCTCTTGGATGATGTTGTGCGCATTACAATTGCCTTTCCTCTGGGACTGCAGCATTCACCAGGTAGTTATGTACGGCTAAAGCTCCCTCACCCGTCTGGCGCGTGTGACATGAGTGGTAACTATACCGTTGCTTCGGTGACAGAAACTAGTTTTATGATTATTTCCAAACGCAGCTTGAACCATGGAGTTTCAAGCCACGTGTGCTCCCTGCAGCCCGGCAATGAAATTGAGTATAAAGGCCCGTTTGCCCCTTCGTGGGTTGTTGAAGACGATGACGAACTGCACAAGACACCTGAGGAGATGAGACATGTAACTTTTATTGCGGGAGGCATTGGAATTGTTCCCATCTTCGCCGCGGTGAAGAACCTCTTGGAGAAGCAAATCGCCTCTGCAACGCTAGTGGTTAGTACCCGGGATCTACGCCGTCTGGTGATCCGTGACGAAATCACAGAATTAGCCAAGCAGTACGGCTCCCTGCGGGATGACAATGGTGTTGCTAGTGGTGAAAGTGCACCTCGGTTGCGCAAAGTGCTTAAGCTGTGCTGCATTTTCACGCGGTCCTCAGGTGAGGTGAATGTACCCGGGGCAGACCTTATTAGTTACGCTCGCCTGGACCATAAAATTCTCAGTCAGTTTGGGTCCGCAGTAACTGTCGTTATTTGTGGCCCACCTGACTTCACGCGCGCTGCGAAGGAGTCGGCTGTGAAGGGTGGTGTATGTAGGGAAGAGCGGGTAATCGTCTTGTAA